Sequence from the Longimicrobium sp. genome:
CCGTTCTGCGCCCAGGTGCAGGCGGCCGTGCGGCAGGTTCGTGAGCGCCACCCGGACGAGGTCACGGTGGTATTCCGGCACTTTCCCCTGGAATCCATCCACCCCCACGCCTTCACCGCCGCCACGGCCAGCAACTGCGCGGGCGACCAGGGGCGGTTCGAGGCGTACCACGACGCTCTCTTTGCTTCCCAGGACCAGATCGGAACCAGGCCGTGGGAGGCGTTCGCCCGCGAAGCCAGGGTGGCCGATCTCGGCGCCTTCCGGACCTGCATGAGCTCCGGCCGGCACGTTGCCGCCGTGCGGCGCGACGCGGACGAGGCCAAGCGCATCGGCCTGCGGGTCACGCCCACGCTCATCATCAACGGCCGGGGCCTGGGCGGGGCGACCACGGCGGACGAGCTGGAAGCCCACGTACGCCGCGCCCTTCGCGACGCCGGCGCCGGAGCCCGGGCCGAATAGGCCGCCCGGGCAACCGTGCGCCGCACGCCGGCATCTACTTCAATGTAGCGCGGCGCGACAATGTTCGCGCCGTGTCGTGTTTTGTGACCGATTGTGCTAGTGCGCGACCCCGTATAAATTTAGGCCCGGTCCCCTGAACGCGCGTTCTGCGTCCGGTGCCCGCCTTTCTCCCGCCGAGTTTCATGATGCCAGCAAGACGTACCGC
This genomic interval carries:
- a CDS encoding DsbA family protein, which translates into the protein MKITLSDVFTGILAVCALTVTGLVVKNEVTAGVSPSAARPEVKFLNEWRSVAREGTRLGRPDAPVQIIEFSDFQCPFCAQVQAAVRQVRERHPDEVTVVFRHFPLESIHPHAFTAATASNCAGDQGRFEAYHDALFASQDQIGTRPWEAFAREARVADLGAFRTCMSSGRHVAAVRRDADEAKRIGLRVTPTLIINGRGLGGATTADELEAHVRRALRDAGAGARAE